In Rhinoraja longicauda isolate Sanriku21f chromosome 16, sRhiLon1.1, whole genome shotgun sequence, the genomic stretch cacacgacttggattttgttttcctttgagttgaagatctatccaaataaggatctaatgtacaatttaaatctcttccaattatcaagttatattgtccaaattctggaatggtattaaatatatattttttaaataacgggttatcaaaatttggtgcatagacattcaccaatatcaattttgtagaatatagttctcccactaatataacatatctaccttcaatgtcgactatagaggaagtatgtataaatggtatacccttacgaattaaaatagcaacacctcttgatttaaagggaaacgatgagtgaaatactttatcaatccatttgcctttcagtctattatgtgctacattttttagatgagtttcctgaaggaacattatgtctgcatcaatagattttaaatgtgaaagtactttacctcttttaattgattcattaacacccttgacattccaactacaaaatgtaatacctttaccccctgttttcctaatagaatcttgcatcttaaccgataaatagtctataataaagcaaatggtctggcacccggactacaacatttttcttgaatgaagggtggatgatcttttgtacaacgtagagtgtttcccggaaatatctcccaaaagtatataatttctgaaaaatgacatagtaataaaagttaaatctaaaaaaaaaatcaatatataaaaggttaaaagagtgcaggaaagaagaaaagacaactaaaactacaactacaattagtgcagttagtgttagccaccctaaggtggcaaaaaatctaaggacttccgtgagatgtaaaaaaatattaatactagctccgttttttaacaaaattattgggtttttttgttttaaaaaaaaaaaagagagataaacggggcaggcccgaaactaattagtccataataaatcgatttttctatctaaggtgtattaattaagtattcaaaataaagtttacataaatcaaatattacttatacttcttattagtaatgattaataaaaatatatatgttttttaattaataattattagttacggttaatattcgtatagtatatacactaaacttaaatctttaaattttaatatttttaaagaccaattagatgtctgccaattaagatagccgtgaaatcataatcaaaccttcagcgacctttcgatctcccgagcaaattccagtgctttattatggtcagtaaaaaaggattcattttgattgtaggtcactcgaagttttgctggatacaacataccaaatctgagcgctggaatcttcctgagaatagatcttgtctcattaaacagtgctcttttcttaaccacctcagaggggtaatctctgaagatgcgaatctcgtcgccttggaatgataaagctctgttactagcaattcttgacagcatatcttctaaaacgtgagcattatgcaccctcagaatcaaatgccttggaggcgcattagcacctggccgtgctctcagtgctctatgggctcgatccagcaagggttttgaatccattttcaaaactacttgtaataactcagcagtaaaatcccgaaggtttttatctttttctttgccttctttaactccaaggattcttaaattttgtcgttttgaataaccctctaagtcagtacatttttcggttaatctcatcaataaatcagaaaaacgctgagtctccgacagtactacttttgtagtttcagcactcgtctcggctaaagtttccaactcacctatagcctcatcatgttgttctattgacgccgtgatgtggttcagcttaccggaaaaatcagagtccaacttttgtaacttggaggttacttcctccatgtgttcattcataattacacacatttcagcctttgatttatccaactgatccttaatagtagatagtatttcccccttcattcctttaagggatactaattcagctttcatctcttgtaattcaactaTCATTTTTGcaacttgagacttcatacctgaaagctcctcaccaacaacgctgcgaaattcttccaatccaatttttttaggctgtggattccgggttgttcgtttggcaATTTCTTCCTGAGCCGACGCTGAGATTTGAactgtagcagaggcttccatctgtcttgattcttcttcttccacgggtcttgttttacccgttccttttttaacggtttttaacgggggggtgcgacttgtcgacatttactaataaaagtcgcgatctgaagacgtcacccacccttcgttgaaaattgccggtaagttgcaacgggcccgacccgttcctctcttcttagatcgaaatgttcacggagctagtttgacgtgcgacttgctcagtccataacgccaccggaagttcttactccagctttttgagtcaacCTCTTCAGCAAAGGTTGAGAAACCGATCTACCAACCttcctcattgtggcccttgcgctctttttttccttttttgtatcCAGTTCCTCTGTAACTGCAGCACTGTAACAttgctgcaaagacgtacaggtatgtaggttaattggctgggtaaatgtaaaaattgtccctagtgggtgtaggatagtgttaatgtacggggatcactgggcggcacggacttggagggccgaaaaggcctgtttccggctgtatgtatatgatgatatatgatgatgattgcaacactgtattctgcactctggttgtTTTTCAATCTGCGCTACCTGCTAAACATGTgtattgcttgattgtaatcacgtgtggtATGATTTGACAAGAGAGCAAGCCAAACAAAAATTTCACTATAACTAGGTACACGCAGTAATAATAAACAAACGCCAATGGCCGTgcacgacacggtggcgcagcggtagatgaattggattggtgtaaatgtaaaattgaccctcgtgcgtgtaggatagtgttattggaatcgccggtcggtgtggactcggtgggccgaagggcctttttccgccctgtatctctaaactaagctaaactaaactaaaccaataattGCGCCTCATCCGGTGTTGTATCTTATTCTTCATCAGGATCTTTGCTCTATCCTGCCTGGATGCAACAGAAGGGCCCCTTATTCTAAACGTAAACTAAGGGTGCCAAAAGCCAAACCTACATAGTACTCTGGTGGTGGCAAAGCCAAACTGATTCCCATTTCATTGCCCTTGACACAAATACATTTGTCCTCATTTCAGTTTTCAATAGCTAACCGTTATCTCGAGAATGAGTGCAGGCAACGCATTGAATAAAAAACACTTCTTACACTTCTTCTGGCAGCCCGTTCAGTACAACGACCAGCCTCCGACAGAAATTCCAGACCTACCAGCCTCCCAAAGAATTAAATGCCCCTGAGGTTCTCTGAATATATTCCCCTCCCGCCTTGCACCTATGCCATCTATGTCATCCCGCACCCTAAACAAAGACCGTGCCCTCATTATTTTACAAGCCTTCCTGAGAGGCATTGAGACCCTTTGGCCTCCTCTGTTCCAGGAAACGCAGTTATAGCCTATCCAGTCACTCCTCGTAATTTAAAACCTCCAGTCCCAGAGGTGTGAACCTTGTAACCTCCTGCCAAGGCaaaaacctctccctcaatgtcagcaggccaaaggagattgtgatcgaatCCAGGAATTGGAGCTATCATATACTTGAtagcgctgaagtagagatgattgaaagcGTTAGGTTCctaagaataaatatcaccagaacCTTGTACTGCACCAATGGACAAGAAAGCACAACAAACACGCTACCACCTAAGAAGGCTTGGGAGCTTCGacgtgtccccaacaactctcaccaactactacagatgcgccgcagaaCGCATTCAAACGGGATGCATtatagcatggtttgggaacagccccatccaagaccacaagaaattggagGGAATTGCGGACGCAAACTAGACAAAGCCAGAAACtggtctcccttccattgacttcaaggACACGTCAGGCTActtcggcaaggccatcagcatataAAAAGTAAAAAAGtggcaagagtggacgttgggcCGCTGGGCAATGATGTAAGAGAAGAGATAACGGGaaatcaagaaatggcagaggaattgaataacgTTTTATGCATCACTCTTCACAATggaaggcaccagcagtgtccctgcaatcctagagagtcagggggtggaagttcgtGGAGTGGCAATTACTAAGGAGAGTGTGCAAGGAAAACGGAAAGGTCGGGGGGTGGATAAGTCACGTGcactggatggactgcaccccagttTTCTGAAGGAGGTTACctgagagattgtggaggcattaaatatgatatttcaagaatcactagagatcCTGAAGAATATAAAATTGCGTATATCATCCCGTTGTAcatgaagggagcaaagcagaagagcggAAACGATAGGCCacttagcctgacttcggtagtTGGTAAGATTTTCTAGTCaaatataaaggatgaggttacgcagTCGTTAGAAGTTCACGATCAAATAGGCCGAACTCAGCATGGTTTTCTGAAGGGAAGGTCTTGACTGAAACGTCTGctgttctttgaggaagttaatagcaggacgGACATAGGGGAAGCTGTAGATATTGTTTACCTAGATTGTCAGAAGGCCTTCCATAAGGTGCCGCGCGTCAGGCTGTGAGGTACGATGAGggcccatggtattaaagggaagatactagcatggacagcggattggctggatggcagaaggaaaagagttgcaataaaaggcgcACTTTCAGGTTGGTTTCCAGTGACTTGTGGAGTTCCGCAACGGTTGGTGCTGGCGCGTTGTATATTactgatttggataaggggattgaaggctttgtggccaagtttgcagataatgctaagacaggtggaattgcaggctgtgtagaggaagcaagaacactgcagaaggacttggactggtgaggcgagtgggcagagaagtggcagataaaATTGAGTGAATCAAAGTGCGGAGTGCATTTTGTTACTAAGAATAAAGGAGTTTTCTTGTTTTCTATATGGAGAGAGAACCCCGAAATCGGAGTTGCAAGGGGACtgaggagtgctggtgcaggactcgcaaaaagttaatttgcaagtcgaatcggtagtaaggaaagcaatTTCAGTGGTAGCATTTATATTAAGAGGACTGCAATacaaaaactgggatgtaatgctaaggtttggagtactgtgagcaaatttgggccccatgtctgaggaagacTGTGttagctctggagaggatccagaggaggtttacaagaacggtcccaggaatgagtgggttagcatatgatgaacacttgacagcactgggcctctgctcGCTCGAGTTTAGAAAGTTCAGGGGGGGGGCCTGATTGAATGttaaagaataatgaaaggcatagatatagtggatgtagaaaggatgtttccactggaaaCTGCACTTAATCTTGCACGAAACgtgattcccttcatcctgtgtgtaggaccagagggcgctcatttagaaaggaggtgaggaggaactatgtgtcagaggggagttaatctgccgaactcattgccacagcgggttgtgggggccaagtcaatgggtagttttaagccagagatagacaaattcttgattagaaggggtgtcaagagttatggggagaaggcaggaaaattggattaggaggcagagatcagaatCGATGGGCAGAATTGTCTACTTCTACTATAACTCGTGAACTTGTGCATAACCAACGACCAATCTCACATCGGACATTCCCTCTTCTACACTCTCGCATCattcaagaggtgcagaagtgtgaaaatgcatgcctccagaatgagggacagtttcctccaagctgttatcaggcaactgaaccatcctctctccAACCGGAGAGGTGTCTTGATGTACAATCGACCTCACTGAGGACCCTCGGCCTACCTTTAATCGGaatttactgcactttatcttgcacgaaacgttattcccttcatcctgtgtcTGTACTCGGTGgacggcatgattgtaatcacgtatagcttTTCCGCTGTCGGCGTAAAACGCAACAAAATAGCTTTCAATGTACGTCGATGCACGCgacattaaaccaaactaaactaaacatttcctgATATGTCTTTATAGCTTGAACGTTGAGAAGATCATTTCAAACTTTGCAGATGTGAGAGCACTTGGAAATGTGGTAAAGAGCGAGGAGGAGTAAAAACTTCAAATGAGTGGGGACGGatggaggctgaagaagggtctcgaccgggaatgtcacccattccttttcacccgagatgctgcatgacccgctgagttacacaagcATTGTGTGTTTATCTGCGGGTGGGGGCATGGTCTGTTGAGTGAAATGTCACGCACTAAAATGCGTAGTGATAGATGTTGACAAAAATAACAATGTAATTTAATAGGCACCGTATATCTAAAAGGTGACATGCGTTCAAAACTAGATGGCATTTGCATTCATCCATTTTACGGCATTAAAAAATGACACTCAAATTGACTGCAATAAGCTGTTTGTTTCATGAATATAAATAAAATCTGTGATGCAACACACTCCAACGGGGAGACGAATTCAACAGAAAAACAAAGCTATTATCTAATTGCACCTCTCAGGAATTGATGGGGTGCAATGCTCCATTTGGACACATATAATAAGGGATGTTATGAATGTCGAGTAGGCCGAATGTGTGATCCGGATCACACTTCGCTCCGAGAAAGAGAATGCACGCTCCGCCTCGTGGTGCCGTGTACGCCGTTTACTACACTGCTCTTGCAGCTTGCGCTATTCCAGGTGAAACTGTTCAGCGAGATATTGTTATTTACAGTGCTCAGGTTGATGGATAACAGGAATTAAAATTTGTATTCTCGTCTTGATTCCGTTGCATTCCACTTGCTGCAGTCTAATTTTGTGTTTACAGTGGATAGTAGATGTGTTTCATTCACCGTCTGTAGCTAAAAAGCACTTCGAAATAACATATTGTAAACCGCTTAATGTTATGTAATTTGCAATGCTGAATCGATTGAActcgtttaatttattgtcggCACGAAATACACCAAAAGGTATTCTACCTGTTGCATTCATGAGAATGTAGCATTTCCGATGGAGAGAAGATAGGTTTCAACCTTCTGCTTTTAACTAAAAATAACGTTAAATTTGTTTTAAACGCCATAATTTTAATCAATTCGTTATCCCGAAACGATGGGAAACGTTTCTTTTTTTCAATACATCAAACATTTGTGCGAAATAGATCAAatcgtgtcggaaggaacagcaggtgctggcttacaccgaagatagacacaaattgctggagtcactAAATGGggcgggcagtatctctgaatagaatgaataggcgacgtttcgggtcgagatccttcttcacattgagagtgaggggagaggaagtCACAAGAGATAaggacgggtaaggtgtgaaaacgagacgaaAGGGGAtggcagatcaaggaaaatgtacaatagatCAATGTTAGCTCATAGTGATATCATTGtaagtgtctcgatccgaaacctcgcccattccttctatccagagatgctgcctgtcccgcagagttacgccagcattttgtgtatgtattagatcaaaatgtatTCTACCTGCAGCAGTCTAATCTAGATTTAAATTAGTTCCAATCTAATCTAGGTTTCAAGTGTATCCAATGTAGTGTAGTTGTTTCTTCGTCGTTAACTAAATGCACTTTGAAATAACTTACTGTAAACCGCTTTATTGTGCTTGATTCGTATTCATTGATCGACTGATAGCATTTATGATCTCGTAAAAGCTTTCCGTGATTTTTCCCCATTATCCAACAATGGTTTGAAATAGTTTGTAGTAGGCCACATTATTTCATGTAATTCACGAACCCGAATCGAttggaaacatttattttgtTGTACGCCCTCAACATGAAAATTTATAGTAAGATACACCAGCTTGTATTCCACTTGCAGCAAATAATATAATTTAGCATTTCCAATCCAAAGTAAATAAAGAACGGGAATAGGTCCATCGATCTACCTAGTTCACGTCATTGATCACACATTTTTTAATGAAACCCATTTTGTATTCTCCACTCCTTCTCAATGTATAATGTCGCTGCAAATAACTGCGATGCGAATTCCACTTGATAATACTCTTaatctctctttctgtctcttttTATAGTTAATCTAATGGCCATCGTGACCCTTTCCCGTGGAAAGTGCGGTTTGTCCAAATGTATAACTAAGTACCTCGTGTCGATGGCGGTGACAGATCTCTTAGTCATTATCACCGCTGTTTTAGTAAACCGGATTCCTGCGATCTATTTCCCAGGAAGCTTCCTATCCATCACGCCTGTGTGTAGTCTCTCCATTACTTTAATCCAAGCAGCCAGGGACAGCTCCGTCTGGTTAACAGTCGCCTTCACTTTTGATCGATTTGTGGCTATTTCTTGCCagcaaatgaaaacaaaatattgcacagaGCAGACGGCTGTTGTGGTGATAGCAACGCTGTGCGCAGTGGCAAGTTTGAAAAGCGTGCCCTGGTACTTTATGCACGAACCCCTGTATATAATCAACGGGGTTCCCTGGTATTGCAGAGTGAAGGAAATCCGTTACATCTCAACGCAGTGGAAAGTATTTGACTGGTTGGATCGTATTTTTACCCCATTAGCCCCGTTTCTTCTGATAATCCTGCTCAATGTTCTGACTGTCAGGTTCATTCTAGCAGCGAGTAAAGCGCGCAGGAGACTTCGGGCGCAGAGCAACGGAGAGAAACAAAGCGATCCAGAGATGGAGAACCGGAggaagtccatcgttttactTTTTGCCATCTCAGGCAGTTTCATCATCTTGTGGTCGGCGAATGTTGTACAATTTGCGTACAAACGCCTTACGATGTATAAAGTCACCAGCTTCAATGATCCCAGATATATACTGCAAGAGGGCGCAAATATGCTTCAGTTGTTAAATTCTTGTACTAATACGTTTATTTACGCAGTAACTCAAAGCAGCTTCCGAAAGGAGCTAAAGGATGCGATGAAATATCCATTTATTGTATTGGGCAAAATAATCAAATAATGACAGCCTTAATGTAAAATTAGATTATGTTTTACAAAAAGTTTCCGTGTAAGTTTCGGGGTTCTGAATCGTATTTACTATATTTTCATTTGCTGAAAGTGAAATGTTTGTTGGTATTTTTCGGCTGTGGCAAATATGATAAATATGAGGAAATGCAAAAAGAAAacactgaaaatactcagcatgaCTTCGCCGCTGCTGTATTCAGTCCCTCAACTAACGAAGACCAATAttcttcaccccccaccccccacccacacacacacacccgcaatcAGAACAAACCCCAAATACCTCCGCTTCTACCATCAAGGTTCGACTGTTCGCCAAATGGGCTTCTACCATTCaggctgtatcatatcatatcatatcatatatatacagccggaaacaggccttttcggccctccaagtccgtgccgcccagcgatccccatacattaacactatcctacacccactagggacaatttttacatttacccagccaattaacctacatacctgtacgtctttggagtgtgggaggaaaccgaagatctcggagaaaacccacgcaggtcacggggagaacgtacaaactccttacagtgaagcgcccgtagtcaggatcgaacctgagtctccggcgctgcattcgctgtaaagcagcaactctaccgctgcgctaccgtgcacgaGACACGTTAGTATCGAAGCATCACATTGCATTTACCTGGATCAAAGTATATCTCCAATTGCCCAGCCTATTTCATTAAGACGTCATTATTACCCTGTAACTTATTTATGCAAGTCTGCCGGAATATTAATAAAATAACATTGGATAttgaataaaatatattaatcCAGAAACAGCAAACTGTTGTGAATTGTTCAACCTAAATCGCTGAAAATACGACTGACAGTAAGCCTGGCCGTATTACTGCCAAGGGTTTAGTCAGGCCACAATCCTCTTAGACCAACTGAAAACATTCTGCACGTAACTTGAAGGGTAATCTTCGTGTTGATACATTTAGGTAGACGAACCATTCCAGTCAATAATCTGGTGACGTCAACATGGTCGAAAATGTTGCCTTAAGGAGACAAAGGGAACTGCGGATGTGCTTTTAAAacaacacaaactgttggagtaactcaacgggtcaggcaagatctctacAGGACGGAGCAGCGATGCTCTGCGTGGGGATCCTTTCTCAGACTGATTGCCGTAGCGGGGAGGGGAGCTGAAGAAGAGAGGTGgagcgggacaaagtctggcaagcgctaggtggatagacacaaaaagttggagtaatccagcgggtcagacagcatctctggagaaaaggaacaggttgcgtttcgggtcgagacccttcttccgacattcggttctcgacctgaatcgtcgcctattccttttctctagagatactgtctgaccctctgagctactccagctttttgtgtctatcttcggtttaaactcgcatctgcagtttctacccACACAAGTGCCAGGAGGATACAGGTAAATTGAGTTTGATTGGCACATGGCTGAAGAAAAGATAGGGGTGAAAAACAGACAACGCGGCAtccgataaggagagaagaggagtgaactgCAATGCTAGAGGGGGGGGATAGGTGGAAGTGGACAAGGGGCAGGGGAAATGGATCacaggagagtgggggaaatatGTGCGCATCACAATGAGGcataacgtagaaacatagaaacatagaaaataggtgcaggagtaggccattcgaccgttggagccagcaccgccattcaatatgatcatgtatgatcatccaaaatcaatgccccgttcctgctttctagtCCCCTGGGCTCCAAGGAAAAACATCGcaatctgcccaacctctctttgtagttcaggccctcgagtcctggtcgcATCCAGATCAATCTTCTCCACTCCCGTTCCACCTAAATGGCATAATTCCTGTAGCAGGACGACcataattgaacacaatattcaaagTGCGACCTCCCAAAAGTCTTGTAAAAATGTGACGTGTGGTTATGTCGTCTAAACTCagttcactgactgaaaaaggcgAGCATGCCAAAGGCCTTCTCCACACCAAAAGTCGCAGACCTCCAGTCCGCAAAACAACCCCACCACCACTTGGTATTTCTACAATAAAGTCGATTCTGTCTCCAGTTACCCAACTGATCGAACCCATGCGATCTAAACTtccagatcagcctaccatgtggaaccttaaagAAGCGTCTCCCGAAGTTCATATAGACTACAAATACAACTCTACTCTCGTCAAACTTCTTGATTACCTCTTGACAACACTCAATCAAATTATTGCTAAACGATCTCTCACGCATAAAATCGACACACGATTATCCCGAATCAACCTCTGGCTTTACgaaagcatatatatatatatatatatatatatatcgtatcCTCCGAATCCTCTGCAGCAACATTCCTAACATGTATTTTGTGCGAACCGATCTATTGCTTCAACTCGTGTAATTTCGCGTCTAGCTTCCGAGAGTGCCCTTGGATAGATCTGATTAGACCAGGAACGCCCATCTACCTTTATAAGTCTCAAGAAATCGAtcagtgtgaggtgttgttcttTGGGAACAAAAACCAGGGGGGAAACGCTCATTGTGCACGATAACGCGACCCCCGCCGCGAATTTCCATCAATGTATTATATTAATTGTAGCGAGGAAGCAGCGTACTATTTAATAGACCCCAAACACTAGTGAAATCATGGGAAGACGCcatatgctggaataactcagcgggtcaggcagcgttactgcagtacatggataggtgatgtttcgtttcGGAACGTTTCGAG encodes the following:
- the LOC144601138 gene encoding putative G-protein coupled receptor 139; this translates as FLSLFIVNLMAIVTLSRGKCGLSKCITKYLVSMAVTDLLVIITAVLVNRIPAIYFPGSFLSITPVCSLSITLIQAARDSSVWLTVAFTFDRFVAISCQQMKTKYCTEQTAVVVIATLCAVASLKSVPWYFMHEPLYIINGVPWYCRVKEIRYISTQWKVFDWLDRIFTPLAPFLLIILLNVLTVRFILAASKARRRLRAQSNGEKQSDPEMENRRKSIVLLFAISGSFIILWSANVVQFAYKRLTMYKVTSFNDPRYILQEGANMLQLLNSCTNTFIYAVTQSSFRKELKDAMKYPFIVLGKIIK